The genomic DNA TCCGACGGGTGTTCGTCCTGTCTATGGTGGGGTCGTGTATCAGAGTGTGAATACTGAGGAGTGGGATTGGAATGATAATTAGAATATGATGGGGAATTCTGATGATTTAGACGTCTATTCGTATATGGGTGATGTTCTGAAGTATGTTTCTGATACTGACCATTCTGTTTGTGATTAgaacgattattattattattattatatacagatcGGTTGGAGTAATGATTGGAGTATCTAGGGCCATGCTCATATTCAGATCTCGAATTATGTGAGATATTATGACTACCAGGAGAGTTATCTCTCAAGGTAGTGAATCTATTATTAGATTCAtatctattatattccatatttttaTCTTGATATGTATGGTATCTTGGTTCTCTATTATATTCTTCACGGGAATGGTACCTATTATGATACCCAccattgttagatatataattagggTTTGGGTTATCTTTATGATAATGTTCTCTTGGTTTGTGATAATAATTATTGGAACCACCGTTATAGTAATTACGATCAGTGTTATTTTTATGTCTATTACGAGATCTGTCCACTATGGTCCATTCAGATGTATTATGTGATTGGGTTAGTCTAGGTGTTTGATTAGTTCTATTATCTTCTCTTAAATTAGTACTGTTATAATTTTCTTGAGGTGTTTTTTTCATATAAGTATAGACAACACCCTGTTTGTAGTCTTCATTGTCTCTAGCTAACTTCTTATTTTTTAAATTGATAATATCTTGTTCATATTTATCAATCCTATCTAGAACCAACTGGTTCAGGCCCTCATATTTCTCATCATTTTGTACCATTTGCAGTTGTTTTTGTATTGATTCAATTTCCTTGCTTGCTTGATTAACAATATTAATATAGGCATTATCCTATTGGAATTTTAATATGGATTAGATTCACTAGGTTACCATATATTTGCACATTTATCATCACATATCGGCAGGCTCTTTATTATATTCTGCCGTTTTTCATATACCCTTTGGGCCACAGATCACCATCGTAAAtcactattatcactattattaccATTATTATTCATTCTTACATTTTATTATCCATCTGGCACAATTGTATTAACGTAGTTTTCTTCCTTGCAAGTCACTATTCACATAGATGTAATGTTACGGATTAGACTGACACCACACGCCCCTTTCACCTCCCAGCCACTTTCTATTGGCTGCGCtctgtattttttgtttacatcttccctctcccacccctcctCACTGCCCCGCTTATTTTCATTGGCGCATCTGGTCGCTCCTCTTTTTTATGACTGCCCACCTCATATTAGTCACATACTATTGGTCATTATATCCTATCATTCACTTCCTTGTTTACGTTCAGCCGCTTTCTATTGGCTGGCGTTGCATTACACTCCGCTTACATCTCTTTCCAATTTTTGCGCTGTAGACTTTTATTGGCGCATCTTGTTACACCTCTCCTGACATCACTGCTTACGTATCAATATTAGTGTTATGGTTATACGCTATTGGCCGATCATCCCCAATATTTAACATTTTGTCTTCTTATTATTAATGGTTGCTATGGGGACATATATAACGGCTTAGTATGTGTACCTTTTGACCATACTATGACAGTTCTCATCATGTCTGTAAGTGGGATCGCGATCGATATGTGTGTTTGCGATCTATACTTGAGTACACTCTCTTAGATGCAGCATAGCCTGACACGTATCTTACTCTTTCGTTATTATGTGTACTATTACTCAGTACACACTTGTATCAGTATCCCAAAACTCCTTCAATAATGATCCCTTATCAATTAGCCTTGGATATTAACTGATAATTAAAATACATAATGCCAGATCTAAAGAGAGTGTCTTTGTCTTTGTTTAGTAGAGACATATACCAATTTGCTCTCCTTTTGAGCGTGCAgagtattaacacattattttcatATAGCCAATtaaaattatgtaattttttttttttttctagatatgtatgttatttgtattttgttttttgatgtaatATGTTCTGTATAATCAATATTAAtgtggttttatttgtatttttaattaacttttgcaCCTTGGATCCCCTATTACTGAATGGTATGCTCCCTTAGGGGTGTGGGTTTTTTCTGGTCACTGATTGGTTCCCAactagtttaaatatggcagcttttagaatgtttgtatagcctgatgaaacagtgtgtatcactgagaaacgcgttgctgttgtttttaatactgTTGCTTTTAATTTTGCAATTAAACTTTGCATATTTTAACCTTTATTTGCTGCCGATCATCTCTTTTTATCCTTGGGCTTGGGCCTGGGGAACCTATCTTGGTCACTCCCGAGCATTTGGCTGGAACTTTGGTGCACAGTTCCATACCCATTCCTCCTTCTTggacttccctggactctccctggtgagacgaggacctccactTGGGTAAACCCatccattgtggtcgaccggacgacgtgtggttccggactgttttttctgcactttatgtgcgccgcaatttgtgagtaggattcttattattatatcgctgtgttatatttatctcatatgatctgcaccatgtggcgccctctatctaatttgttttagattatccatctgtgttcctggcataacactcagGAGGAGCGGCCTAACTTCATCTGGACTTTTGGCCCACTG from Bombina bombina isolate aBomBom1 unplaced genomic scaffold, aBomBom1.pri scaffold_664, whole genome shotgun sequence includes the following:
- the LOC128643332 gene encoding GATA zinc finger domain-containing protein 14-like, which codes for MVQNDEKYEGLNQLVLDRIDKYEQDIINLKNKKLARDNEDYKQGVVYTYMKKTPQENYNSTNLREDNRTNQTPRLTQSHNTSEWTIVDRSRNRHKNNTDRNYYNGGSNNYYHKPREHYHKDNPNPNYISNNGGYHNRYHSREEYNREPRYHTYQDKNMEYNRYESNNRFTTLRDNSPGSHNISHNSRSEYEHGPRYSNHYSNRSVYNNNNNNRSNHKQNGQYQKHTSEHHPYTNRRLNHQNSPSYSNYHSNPTPQYSHSDTRPHHRQDEHPSDTRPGPRLDDLSANQPSTSANFDSFRRASESYDQSFLDRRPTPRLHQPKIAEFLQPIVTNTPNQRGKRAHEDGEIGDENQPSKRVDFRN